In Microtus ochrogaster isolate Prairie Vole_2 unplaced genomic scaffold, MicOch1.0 UNK156, whole genome shotgun sequence, the sequence TCATTATAAATATTACTTACTTTGACAAACCAAGTTTTGGGGGGCTAGAAATATAGAtttgtggtagagtgcttgtgtaGTATGCACGAGGCTCTTCATTCAGCTTCCACTACTAACAATAAAGGTTTCCCTTGGAGTTGATGTATGCCCTGAATGTCATCAGTATTGACGGCAAAACCTCAGTGTCATGGACATTTGCCACCTGAATGCATTCGCTTGTGTAAAAGACTGAGGCAAAGGCCTCTGTCCAGTGTCAGAGTGGATGACAAGCAGCGATCTTCTCTGCTGCCTCTGCATCTCTGTCCCAGCCTGCCTGCATGTGGCTGAAGGGGTAAAAGGCAGATAAACTAAAAGTCAGCGCATGGGACAGCATGATGGAGCCTTCCCATGTCATCCCTAGCATCTTTGTTCCATCTTATGTTTTTCTCTCAGTTCAAGTTCAGGTGAGAATAGGAAACTCCTAATGGAAGGTTCCTGTTCCAAGAAACAGAATCACACATCTTTTGAGAAGTAGTTTAGAATAACAGACAAATGCGCGCGGCTACAGAATCAGAACCTGGTTTTAAGTTCCAACCCTCTTCTTTCTTGCTGGACATTCTGGAGCAGTCGCTTGACTTCTGTGACCTCATTTATAAAACAGGACACTTATAGCTCCTGCTCTTTGTgtgtataataaaaattaaatgagtttccatttgtaagattttttttgcCTCAATGACCGAATGTACTGGAAGTAAAATTGGGGTTTTTAGCTAGATATAGTTTATCTAGATATAGTTTGTCAAATCAATTAATGAAATCCCCCTACTGACTTTTCACTTCCTAGATGGACTTGCCAGCTTCAAAGGTTTCCTgagatctgagttcagtgagGAAAACCTTGAGTTCTGGGTTGCCTGTGAGGATTACAAGAAGATAAAATCCCCAGTCAAAATGGCGGAGAAGGCAAAGCAAATTTATGAGGAATTCATCCAGACAGAGGCCCCTAAAGAGGTTGGTACTGGTGGGTAGGTGGCTGAGTGAATCCATTTAAGAGCCAGATCAACACATTCCCAAGCACAACTTCATGAGCTGCTGGCACAGCATTTGAGCTGAAGGCTCCCTGTGCTTGTGCCCAGTATGTAGCTACTGAATACAAGGGCAGTGTGATAGTGTCAAGCACGTCTGACCTGAATGCTGTACAGACCACTGTGCAGCAATGGCTCCTCAGTACCATACAACCAACCTTAAGGACGAAGGAACCCAGTGTAAGATTTGGGATAAAATGTGGGGtctattttcttccatttggCATGTAAGACTGGCTCCAGCTGTTTTGTAATGTTATGAgaattaaattaaacaaacaatagATGTAGAAAAAAGTGCATGAATGTTCCAACTAATCGATGCCAGTGAGTCCCCTGTTTCTAGCCTTTGACATTCATCCTTTATTGAGACGGCAAGATGTACTCTTCATgggaaccaaaataaaacaaggtaaCAGTGTGAAAGGTATTTAAAGCCAGTATACACCAATTGACTGATGAAGACCAAATACGCTCAGGTTTCAAGGAAGCTTTGGGGAAGTCTGTCTATTCTTATCTTTGCTATcgatgaaaccaaaccaaaaagcttGTTGAAAAATCCAAGATGGCCACAGCGAGACCTGTCCATCTGGTCAGGTCCTGTTGTCCATGGTTCTCTTGAATCCGATGTAGACACTGAATTGTCATCAAGGTTTCAAGTCCAGCTCATGGGTGACTGATAGATGATTTGTAAAGGGAAAGATTCCTGTCATCTCTTTTCTTATGCATATGTAACAAATCTTATAGAGAcaacatgaaatatttattccTTTGGCTGTGTAGCATCCTTAGCTGGTCCTTTCAAGAGACAGATGTGGGTGTGGAGATGTTAGTCAGTTGGTAAAGCCCTTGGTTAGTGTGTATGCAGCAGGTCCCGGATTAAATCCCCCCAGTACAAACTAACCACTCTGTAGATAAAGCGCTGCTTCATCGCTGTGCTTGTTATCTGGTCAGAACTGCTGCCTCCTGGTTTGTTTCCAGGGAAGACTCGTTCTAAAGTAAGGCTCCCTGGTCACCAATTCTTCACTGTCATCAGAAGGCAGGATACCTAATGGGTAGAAAGTCTGTGAAATCAAGTATTAGTTCACTTGCACTCAAATCTGTTTGATAAAAGCACTTAACAGAGCCAGGCCGTAGCAGGCANNNNNNNNNNNNNNNNNNNNNNNNNNNNNNNNNNNNNNNNNNNNNNNNNNNNNNNNNNNNNNNNNNNNNNNNNNNNNNNNNNNNNNNNNNNNNNNNNNNNNNNNNNNNNNNNNNNNNNNNNNNNNNNNNNNNNNNNNNNNNNNNNNNNNNNNNNNNNNNNNNNNNNNNaaaaaaaaaaaaaaaaaagacaaaaaagcctCTTACCAGAGATATGATCTTGAGCCACTTAACTTGTAGATATATTCTTAGGTTATTGAAGGATGAAATAGCATATGCATAGATTGGCTACAGGTGGAGGCCACCTGGTAGATGTCTAATGCCAGTTGCCTCTGAATCCGAGTCACGTGATCGCTGCAGCATCAGCTTCCTCACCCCACTGCTTCTGAAACAGCAGTGGCCTTTCTCCCTTTGCATGGCATCCCTTTGTCCTTGTCTTGCTGGTGAGAATCCCGCCGCTCTGGCCCCTCAGCCAATCCTGAAGCCTACGCTGACTCAGTGACCCTGTTTCCTGGCCCGCAGGTGAACATCGATCATTTCACTAAAGACATCACCATGAAGAACCTGGTGGAACCGTCCCCGAGCAGTTTTGACCTAGCCCAGAAAAGAATCTACGCCCTGATGGAGAAGGATTCGCTGCCCCGTTTTGTGCGCTCCAAGTTTTATAAGGAGCTAATCAAGTAGTCAGCTGGTCAATTGTCAGATTACCAGGCTTCAAAAATCACCCTGTGAGTTGACATCTATCCTCTGTAGTAACACAGCATCTCCCAAGCACCTGCACATTTTCCCATAGCAGCTTTGCTCCAAGGTACCCCAAAAAAGGCAACCCCTAGACTGTTGCCATTTCTTTCACTCATGTTGGTT encodes:
- the LOC101988532 gene encoding regulator of G-protein signaling 5 translates to MCKGLAALPHSCLERAKEIKIKLGILLQKPDSAVDLVIPYNEKPEKPAKTHKPSLDEALQWRHSLDKLLQNNYGLASFKGFLRSEFSEENLEFWVACEDYKKIKSPVKMAEKAKQIYEEFIQTEAPKEVNIDHFTKDITMKNLVEPSPSSFDLAQKRIYALMEKDSLPRFVRSKFYKELIK